In the genome of Gemmatimonadaceae bacterium, one region contains:
- a CDS encoding histidine kinase — protein sequence MSTISELETSTKAGAADLSSPPFRLSRRELVLIVAFWTFMAALTFANRLLDPRQLGFQFTNASAPIALAFLSAYSWALLTPLVFWLSARFLADHRHRVVGALILIAVGFAIAVALGMIGDEVRSALMPFPPRRGRGGGPPGYLWLRPWYLNDFIIYLGVLAAGLARAYSLRYRRQREESLRVAAQLRAQLAEARLDALRMQLDPHFLFNTLHAISSLVERDPRGVRRMISRLSELLRHTIEGPGDQEVPLRQELELLRRYLEIMEVRFQGRLQVTTDVQERAMDALVPNLVLQPVVENAVKHGVARIEGIGRIVLRGRIDGSQLVLCVENNAPLGEVGTASLSGTGVGVRNTRARLSHLYGDDQSFDLRAEDRTEGPVTIAEIRLPFHTRADLLTSAVVSIA from the coding sequence GTGAGCACGATTAGCGAACTCGAAACGAGTACGAAGGCAGGGGCCGCTGACCTGTCCAGTCCGCCCTTCCGGCTGAGCCGGCGGGAACTGGTGCTGATCGTGGCGTTCTGGACCTTCATGGCGGCGCTGACCTTTGCGAACCGCCTGCTCGATCCGCGGCAACTCGGTTTTCAGTTCACGAATGCATCGGCACCCATCGCGCTTGCGTTTCTGTCAGCGTATTCGTGGGCGCTCCTCACGCCGCTCGTGTTCTGGCTGAGCGCACGGTTCCTCGCCGACCATCGGCATCGTGTCGTCGGAGCGCTCATCCTCATCGCAGTCGGGTTCGCGATCGCCGTCGCGTTAGGCATGATCGGGGATGAGGTGCGGAGCGCATTGATGCCATTCCCGCCGCGCCGAGGTCGTGGTGGCGGTCCTCCAGGATACCTGTGGCTTCGCCCGTGGTACCTCAACGACTTCATTATCTATCTTGGCGTTCTCGCGGCCGGGCTCGCTCGGGCATATTCGCTGCGCTACCGACGGCAGCGCGAGGAGTCGCTTCGCGTGGCTGCACAACTGCGCGCTCAGCTCGCCGAGGCGCGCCTCGACGCGCTCCGCATGCAGCTCGATCCGCACTTCCTCTTCAACACGCTGCACGCGATTTCGTCGCTCGTCGAGCGCGACCCGCGGGGCGTTCGGCGCATGATCTCGCGCTTGAGCGAGCTGTTGCGTCACACGATCGAGGGCCCTGGCGACCAGGAAGTACCGCTTCGACAGGAGCTCGAGCTTCTCCGCCGATATTTGGAAATCATGGAAGTGCGATTCCAGGGGCGTCTCCAGGTCACTACCGACGTTCAGGAGCGCGCGATGGACGCGCTCGTTCCCAATCTCGTTCTTCAGCCCGTCGTGGAAAACGCGGTCAAGCATGGTGTTGCCAGAATCGAAGGGATCGGGCGTATCGTGCTCCGCGGTCGCATCGACGGAAGCCAGCTCGTGCTGTGCGTCGAGAACAACGCGCCACTTGGGGAGGTAGGAACGGCTAGTCTATCCGGCACTGGCGTCGGCGTACGCAACACGCGCGCGCGCCTGTCACATCTGTATGGCGACGACCAGAGCTTCGACCTGCGCGCAGAAGATCGAACCGAGGGCCCAGTGACGATCGCCGAGATTCGTTTGCCATTTCATACGCGCGCCGATCTGCTGACGTCGGCCGTGGTTTCGATTGCCTAA
- a CDS encoding efflux RND transporter periplasmic adaptor subunit: protein MKKSRIAAAAAVVVLAASSVAMYRRADAGQVSPYRFAAVTRGNLQATVSATGALSAVTTVQVGTQVSGQISALYADFNQKVKKGQLLARIDPTLQQQAVQDAQAGVEKAQSQYTTAEQEYGREKTLYDSKVITATEFGTAQSNYDVGKADLKSAQIALDKAKQNLAYTNIYAPIDGVIVARTVDVGQTVAASLSAPELFLIANNLSQMQILANVDESDIGQIAVGQPVTFTVQAYPNRSFTGTVQQVRLQSTTQDNVVNYTTVISCSNSDGKLLPGMTATVQFLTGSATNALLVPNAALRFRATPEMMAEAGIKTRSATSGKGATASGATASGATASSPASTSATTNGAAAANGGQRFGANGARSGSGTRPSGGMLWYLDKTGKLAVARVKTGLTDGQTTEIIPRDSTATIQPGLQVITATTAATTTSSSTSSANPLQPQGGGRRGPGGF, encoded by the coding sequence ATGAAGAAATCGAGAATCGCAGCGGCAGCAGCCGTCGTCGTGCTCGCTGCCAGTAGCGTGGCGATGTACCGCCGGGCCGATGCGGGTCAAGTCTCGCCCTACCGGTTCGCGGCGGTTACACGAGGCAACCTGCAGGCGACCGTCTCCGCGACCGGTGCGCTCAGCGCCGTGACGACGGTGCAGGTCGGTACGCAGGTCAGCGGCCAGATCTCGGCGCTCTACGCCGATTTCAATCAGAAGGTAAAGAAGGGTCAGTTGCTGGCCCGCATCGATCCGACGCTGCAGCAGCAAGCGGTGCAGGACGCGCAAGCCGGCGTTGAGAAAGCGCAGTCACAATACACGACGGCCGAGCAGGAATACGGGCGTGAGAAAACTCTCTACGACTCGAAGGTCATTACCGCGACCGAGTTCGGAACGGCGCAGTCCAACTACGACGTTGGAAAGGCCGATCTGAAATCGGCGCAAATCGCGCTCGATAAGGCGAAGCAGAACCTCGCGTACACGAACATCTACGCGCCGATCGACGGCGTGATCGTGGCGCGCACGGTCGACGTCGGTCAGACGGTGGCGGCGAGCCTCTCGGCTCCCGAGCTGTTCCTGATCGCCAACAACCTGTCGCAGATGCAGATCCTCGCGAACGTCGACGAGAGTGACATCGGTCAGATCGCAGTTGGTCAGCCGGTGACGTTCACGGTGCAGGCGTATCCGAACCGGAGTTTCACGGGCACGGTGCAGCAGGTGCGGTTGCAGTCGACGACGCAGGACAACGTCGTGAACTACACGACGGTGATCTCCTGCTCGAACAGCGACGGCAAGCTGCTGCCAGGCATGACGGCGACGGTGCAGTTCCTGACGGGCTCGGCGACGAACGCCTTGCTCGTGCCGAACGCGGCGCTGCGTTTCCGCGCGACGCCGGAGATGATGGCAGAGGCGGGCATCAAGACGAGAAGCGCGACCTCCGGTAAGGGCGCGACCGCCAGCGGCGCAACTGCCAGCGGCGCGACTGCAAGCAGCCCGGCTAGCACCAGCGCGACGACGAACGGTGCAGCAGCGGCGAACGGTGGTCAGAGGTTCGGCGCCAACGGTGCTCGGAGTGGCAGCGGCACGCGGCCGAGTGGCGGGATGCTGTGGTATCTCGACAAGACCGGCAAGCTCGCGGTTGCACGTGTGAAGACCGGTCTCACCGACGGTCAAACGACGGAGATCATTCCGCGCGACAGCACGGCGACGATTCAGCCAGGACTGCAAGTGATCACCGCTACGACCGCGGCGACGACGACCAGCTCGAGCACGAGCTCGGCGAATCCGCTCCAGCCGCAAGGCGGCGGCCGCCGCGGGCCAGGAGGGTTCTAA
- a CDS encoding ABC transporter ATP-binding protein, giving the protein MSSEINTDTPVIDIQGVQKIYKTGSNEVAALKGIDLTVRQGELVAIMGSSGSGKSTLMNILGCLDVPTQGVYALDGIRVEGLSKNQLADIRNQKLGFVFQGFNLLARTTAIDNVELPLLYDRTGKKVNTKEMAKHALERVGLGDRLEHQPSELSGGQQQRVAIARALVTEPRLLLADEPTGNLDSRTSVEVMALFQELNAQGITILIVTHEPDVAQYATRIVEVRDGRIRRDHPVELRRNAAADLRNLDADVVIDVQAERAEEEAA; this is encoded by the coding sequence ATGTCTAGCGAGATCAACACCGACACGCCGGTCATCGACATCCAAGGCGTGCAGAAGATCTACAAAACGGGATCGAACGAGGTCGCCGCGCTCAAGGGCATCGACCTCACCGTTAGGCAGGGCGAGCTCGTGGCGATCATGGGCTCGTCCGGCTCGGGAAAGTCGACGCTGATGAATATCCTCGGGTGCCTCGACGTCCCAACCCAGGGCGTGTATGCCCTCGACGGAATTCGAGTGGAGGGACTCAGCAAGAATCAGCTCGCCGATATCCGGAATCAAAAGCTCGGCTTTGTCTTTCAGGGCTTCAACCTGCTCGCGCGGACGACGGCGATCGACAACGTCGAGCTGCCGCTGCTCTACGATCGCACGGGCAAGAAAGTGAACACGAAAGAGATGGCGAAGCACGCGCTCGAGCGTGTCGGCCTTGGCGACCGCCTCGAGCACCAGCCGAGCGAGTTGTCCGGTGGTCAGCAGCAGCGCGTCGCAATCGCGCGAGCGCTCGTCACCGAGCCGCGGTTACTGCTCGCCGACGAGCCGACGGGAAATCTCGACAGCCGTACATCGGTTGAAGTGATGGCGTTGTTCCAGGAACTGAACGCGCAGGGGATCACGATTCTCATCGTGACGCACGAGCCCGACGTCGCGCAGTACGCGACACGGATCGTGGAAGTTCGTGACGGACGCATTCGTCGCGATCATCCCGTCGAGCTGCGGCGCAACGCCGCGGCTGACCTGCGCAACCTCGACGCCGACGTCGTCATCGACGTGCAGGCGGAGCGCGCGGAGGAGGAGGCAGCATGA
- a CDS encoding ABC transporter permease: protein MKQQTLFKLASQSILKNKMRTLLTMLGIVIGVGAVIVMVAIGNGAQARIQDQIKSLGTNVIMIMPGSTQQGGASQGAGTFNRLTVADAEKVKKDATLLSAVSPVIQTRTQAIAGGANWRTQINGVSTDYLTIRDWGVGSGTLFSDNDVKSMRKVAVLGATVAQNLFPGTDPVGAQIQLGHVPFQVIGVLSTKGQNAAGNDQDDVVLIPYTTAQARLSGFVRLGQILGSTASPNDISAAQDEIRGIMRESHKLGDYADDDFTIRNQNELADAASSTTKVMTYLLAAIASVSLVVGGIGIMNIMLVSVTERTREIGIRMAIGARGSDVLTQFLVESIVMSVAGGIIGLLVGFGGAALLGHLTGWSTSTPPVAVAIAVGFSAAVGMFFGYYPARKAAALNPIQALRYE from the coding sequence ATGAAACAGCAAACGCTATTCAAGCTGGCATCGCAGAGCATCCTCAAGAACAAGATGCGGACGCTCCTGACGATGCTTGGCATCGTGATCGGTGTCGGAGCCGTGATCGTGATGGTCGCGATCGGGAACGGCGCCCAAGCCCGAATTCAGGATCAGATCAAGAGCTTAGGAACAAATGTGATCATGATCATGCCGGGCTCGACGCAGCAGGGCGGCGCGAGCCAGGGCGCGGGCACGTTCAACCGCCTAACGGTCGCCGACGCCGAAAAGGTCAAGAAGGACGCGACGCTGTTGTCGGCGGTCTCGCCGGTAATTCAGACGCGCACGCAGGCAATTGCCGGGGGCGCCAACTGGCGCACGCAGATCAATGGCGTGTCAACGGACTATCTGACGATCCGTGACTGGGGCGTCGGCAGCGGTACGCTCTTCAGCGACAACGACGTGAAGTCGATGCGCAAGGTAGCCGTGCTTGGCGCGACGGTCGCGCAGAATCTGTTCCCCGGGACTGATCCGGTCGGCGCGCAGATTCAGCTCGGCCACGTGCCGTTCCAGGTGATCGGCGTGCTCTCGACAAAGGGCCAGAACGCTGCCGGCAACGACCAGGACGACGTCGTCCTCATTCCGTATACGACGGCGCAGGCTCGGTTGAGCGGCTTCGTTAGGCTCGGCCAGATCCTGGGGAGCACGGCCTCGCCAAACGATATCTCGGCGGCTCAGGACGAAATTCGCGGCATCATGCGCGAGTCGCACAAGCTGGGCGATTACGCGGACGACGACTTCACGATTCGCAACCAGAATGAGCTCGCCGACGCCGCGTCGTCGACGACGAAAGTCATGACGTACCTGTTGGCGGCGATCGCATCCGTGTCGCTGGTGGTCGGTGGTATCGGCATCATGAACATCATGCTCGTTTCGGTGACGGAGCGTACGCGAGAGATCGGCATTCGTATGGCGATCGGCGCGCGGGGCTCGGACGTTCTCACCCAGTTCCTGGTCGAGAGCATCGTCATGAGCGTCGCCGGCGGCATCATCGGGCTGCTCGTTGGCTTCGGTGGCGCGGCGCTGCTCGGACACCTCACGGGTTGGAGCACGTCGACGCCGCCCGTTGCGGTCGCGATCGCGGTCGGCTTCTCGGCGGCGGTCGGCATGTTCTTCGGTTATTACCCGGCTCGTAAGGCAGCGGCATTGAATCCGATTCAGGCCTTACGCTACGAATAA
- a CDS encoding TolC family protein, with translation MLSSHSRIRTVLGAVVGIVALGATTLGAQQPAPGAPPPTVVTFDQALKLALTQNVGIKQAQNAAALNSTNVTQQKLAFLPSLSVSANTGQTYGNAFNTTDGTLASTTTNTLNAGISSSVTLFDGMKNVANLKSAQLGESAGEQDLTRAKQTAVFTVASNYLALVTQQQQLDVQQQNLTAQEALENQISQFVKAGSRPISDLYQQQAIVASARAAVVSAQNAVELAKVDAIQTLQLDPRGNYDFQAPSLPDTAATNVNFNLDSLLDRAFAQRPDLAADASRVNAAQQEIKAANASKYPTISLTGGYNSGVTSANDAAFLDQLNQRRGGSIGIGISIPLFDRGATQAATERAQISADNANLALATQRQQVALEVRRAYLDYDAARQQLAAADAQQKAATLAVATTQQRYQVGAATLVEVTQARATQVQAQSALITARNNLVFQQSLMSYYTGELNPANAVIGG, from the coding sequence ATGCTATCATCTCATTCTCGCATTCGAACGGTGCTGGGTGCCGTCGTCGGTATCGTCGCGCTGGGCGCGACGACCCTCGGCGCGCAGCAGCCGGCACCCGGTGCGCCGCCGCCGACGGTCGTGACCTTCGATCAAGCGCTCAAGCTGGCGCTCACCCAGAACGTCGGCATCAAACAGGCACAGAACGCGGCCGCGCTGAACAGCACGAACGTCACCCAGCAGAAGCTCGCGTTCCTGCCGAGCCTCAGCGTCAGCGCGAATACGGGCCAGACGTACGGCAATGCCTTCAACACGACCGACGGAACGCTCGCGAGCACCACGACGAACACGCTCAACGCGGGAATTTCGTCGAGCGTGACGCTCTTCGACGGCATGAAGAACGTCGCGAATCTCAAGAGCGCACAGCTCGGAGAGAGCGCAGGCGAGCAGGACCTCACGCGCGCCAAGCAGACGGCGGTCTTCACCGTTGCGTCGAACTATCTCGCGCTCGTGACGCAGCAGCAGCAACTCGACGTCCAGCAGCAGAATCTCACGGCACAGGAGGCACTCGAGAATCAGATCAGTCAGTTCGTGAAAGCAGGCTCACGGCCGATCTCCGATCTGTATCAGCAGCAGGCGATCGTAGCGAGTGCGCGCGCAGCCGTTGTGTCCGCGCAGAATGCCGTGGAGTTGGCGAAGGTGGACGCGATCCAGACGCTGCAGCTCGACCCTCGCGGCAACTACGATTTCCAGGCGCCTTCGCTTCCGGATACCGCGGCAACGAATGTGAACTTCAATCTCGATTCGCTTCTCGATCGCGCGTTCGCGCAACGGCCGGATCTCGCGGCCGATGCCTCACGAGTCAATGCGGCGCAGCAGGAGATCAAGGCGGCAAACGCCAGCAAGTATCCCACGATCTCGCTCACGGGCGGCTACAACAGCGGCGTGACGAGCGCGAACGACGCCGCCTTTCTCGATCAGCTGAATCAGCGGCGAGGAGGTTCCATTGGCATTGGCATCTCGATCCCGCTCTTCGATCGTGGCGCCACACAAGCCGCCACCGAGCGGGCGCAGATCTCGGCCGACAACGCGAATCTTGCTCTCGCCACCCAGCGGCAGCAGGTCGCGCTCGAGGTGAGGCGAGCATATCTGGATTATGACGCGGCGCGTCAGCAACTGGCCGCGGCCGATGCCCAACAGAAGGCAGCGACCCTCGCTGTGGCAACCACGCAGCAGCGGTACCAGGTGGGCGCGGCGACCCTCGTCGAGGTGACGCAGGCGCGCGCAACCCAGGTGCAGGCGCAGAGTGCGCTCATCACCGCGCGCAACAACCTGGTGTTCCAGCAGTCGTTGATGTCGTACTACACGGGAGAATTGAATCCGGCGAATGCCGTCATCGGCGGCTGA
- a CDS encoding response regulator, giving the protein MMGHAPTVLLVEDNDDNLRIYSTILGYAGYHVLEATDGEAGLATARSGQPDLILMDVSIPKIDGWEVTRILKADPATSSIPIVALTAHALASDRERANEIGFDGYISKPAEPRLVLAEVERRLGKASAPQGLRAP; this is encoded by the coding sequence ATGATGGGACACGCGCCCACAGTGCTGCTCGTGGAAGACAACGACGACAATCTTCGGATTTACTCCACCATTCTCGGGTACGCGGGCTACCACGTCCTCGAGGCAACTGATGGGGAGGCGGGTCTTGCCACTGCGCGCAGCGGGCAGCCGGATCTGATCCTGATGGATGTATCAATTCCCAAGATCGACGGCTGGGAAGTTACGCGGATACTCAAGGCCGATCCGGCTACGTCGTCGATTCCGATTGTCGCACTCACGGCGCACGCCCTGGCAAGCGATCGGGAGCGTGCCAACGAGATCGGCTTCGACGGATACATCTCGAAGCCGGCCGAGCCTCGCTTGGTTCTAGCCGAAGTGGAGCGCCGGCTGGGCAAAGCCTCGGCGCCCCAGGGACTGCGAGCGCCCTGA